The Methylobacterium sp. PvR107 genome contains a region encoding:
- a CDS encoding methyl-accepting chemotaxis protein — protein sequence MALVKRTRLAPQEESADAGASVPNPSPVTPIPAGRSRERSRARREKAAERLAAATEELAAGMIEASSAAEELRRSMEQIASGAEEAAGAAQESIGAIEGIAARLSEARERADASRQSTTAFQTQLAENGVQITTSVAAVQANSHRQSATVTLIEELDRGAASIGEITGTVEHISDQTNLLALNAAIEAARAGEHGRGFAVVADEVRALAETSETSAAEVRTLAEAIRTEVRGVGDIIRAAARTATAEAEAGSRVTERLEAVRSELGTLSEGAQGILAAAVEAETAIREAQRGAEQIASAAEEQAAAAGQAQQAVAQQTQSLDQAQTTAQALAGLADDLTGSGSVRDRAEEVASAAEELSATVQELAGAAGEILAAIDQISRGTAIQSAAAQQSSAAMAQVERSAAVFSSNATAARESVAGIGATMRDVRSAVDCLADGVERSLGETRACLARIGELEGSNRRIEKTVGSIALVAVQVNMLAVSGAIEAARAGEGGRGFAVVSNDIRALARDAAANADRILDTVRAIQDGVAAVRRALEMVVAASETEAQRNRALVVILAGVEEDIARLEAGNADVLTGAGAIVVAAREGLTGAQQIAAAAEQADRASSEAATAARQQSKGAEDLAASVEEIASLADELQAADA from the coding sequence ATGGCGCTGGTGAAGAGGACGCGGCTCGCGCCGCAGGAAGAATCCGCCGATGCCGGCGCGAGTGTTCCGAACCCTTCCCCGGTCACGCCTATCCCAGCCGGACGCTCGCGCGAGCGGTCCCGTGCGAGGCGGGAGAAGGCCGCCGAGCGGCTCGCCGCCGCGACGGAGGAACTCGCGGCCGGGATGATCGAGGCGTCGTCGGCCGCCGAGGAACTGCGCCGGTCGATGGAGCAGATCGCCTCCGGCGCCGAGGAAGCCGCCGGGGCCGCGCAGGAGTCCATCGGCGCCATCGAGGGCATCGCCGCCCGTCTGTCAGAGGCCCGGGAACGGGCGGACGCCTCGCGTCAGTCGACCACGGCGTTCCAGACGCAGCTGGCGGAGAACGGCGTTCAAATCACCACGTCGGTCGCAGCCGTGCAGGCCAATTCCCACCGACAATCCGCCACGGTCACTTTGATCGAGGAGCTCGACCGTGGGGCCGCCAGCATCGGCGAGATCACCGGAACGGTCGAGCACATCTCCGACCAGACTAACCTGCTCGCCCTGAACGCCGCCATCGAGGCGGCTCGTGCCGGCGAGCACGGGCGCGGCTTCGCGGTCGTCGCCGACGAGGTGCGGGCGCTTGCCGAGACGTCCGAAACGAGCGCCGCCGAGGTCCGAACGCTGGCCGAGGCGATCCGCACCGAAGTCCGCGGTGTCGGCGACATCATACGCGCCGCGGCCCGGACTGCGACGGCCGAAGCGGAGGCCGGCAGCCGCGTAACCGAGAGATTGGAGGCGGTCCGCTCGGAACTCGGCACGTTGTCGGAGGGCGCGCAGGGCATCCTGGCCGCCGCGGTCGAGGCCGAGACGGCCATCCGAGAGGCGCAACGCGGCGCGGAGCAGATCGCCTCCGCGGCAGAGGAGCAGGCCGCCGCCGCAGGGCAGGCCCAGCAGGCCGTGGCGCAGCAGACGCAATCCCTCGACCAGGCTCAAACGACCGCGCAGGCGTTGGCGGGTCTCGCCGACGACCTGACCGGCAGCGGCTCGGTCCGGGATCGAGCCGAGGAGGTTGCCTCGGCGGCCGAGGAACTCTCGGCCACGGTCCAGGAATTGGCCGGGGCGGCCGGCGAGATCCTCGCCGCCATCGACCAGATCAGCCGCGGGACCGCCATCCAGAGCGCCGCCGCGCAGCAGTCCAGCGCCGCGATGGCCCAGGTCGAGCGTAGCGCCGCGGTATTCAGCTCGAATGCGACGGCCGCCCGAGAGAGCGTCGCCGGCATCGGGGCGACCATGCGGGACGTGCGCTCGGCGGTCGACTGTCTCGCCGACGGCGTCGAGCGCTCCCTCGGCGAGACCCGCGCCTGCCTCGCCCGCATCGGCGAATTGGAAGGCAGCAATCGCCGCATCGAGAAGACCGTCGGCTCTATCGCCCTGGTCGCCGTGCAGGTGAACATGCTCGCGGTCAGCGGCGCCATCGAGGCGGCCCGCGCCGGCGAGGGGGGTCGGGGTTTCGCCGTGGTGTCGAACGACATCCGCGCGCTGGCCCGCGACGCGGCGGCGAACGCGGACCGCATCCTCGACACCGTGCGCGCCATACAAGATGGTGTTGCCGCCGTTCGACGCGCGCTTGAGATGGTCGTCGCTGCGTCCGAGACGGAGGCGCAGCGCAATCGGGCTCTGGTCGTAATTCTGGCCGGCGTCGAGGAAGACATCGCCCGACTGGAGGCTGGCAATGCCGACGTCCTGACCGGGGCGGGCGCCATCGTCGTCGCCGCCCGCGAGGGCCTGACGGGCGCGCAGCAGATCGCGGCCGCGGCCGAGCAGGCTGACCGCGCCTCCAGCGAGGCCGCAACTGCGGCGCGCCAGCAGTCGAAGGGTGCCGAGGATCTCGCGGCGAGCGTCGAGGAAATCGCGTCGCTCGCCGACGAGTTGCAGGCCGCGGATGCCTGA
- a CDS encoding chemotaxis protein CheW — MPETDGTGDRRYLVFTLGSDDFALDAGIVRELLRPPRLTRVPGAPAALAGLTNLRGTALPVLDLRRVVRPGFEPATEPTRVVVAEAAEAVGLLVDRVVAFSAGAESFEEEGPSKVRRLTTTAGSGQVRVLDLPALVAEAFPRGRAGASASAGVRHGRDEVAGAADAERVALVSFTAAGRSYALPLERVAEVLALPPDVVPVPRAGTAALGVVALRGRVLPLLNLPALLGLAAPLPGADARIVVARLGGTETGLVVDALGPILRLAPDAVDPVPSALSRGGATAVDAICRVDGAGTLVSVLSPDRLLEGTSVTTSTVRSHNPKTSDVMARDATEQVVVFDVGGESYGVAVGAVREVLRVPETMARLPRSPDLIVGAIDVRGTVLAVVDQRRRFGLPPGQAGPRRRIVVLEAGGNVAGLLVDGVSRMLRLDAAAIRPTPDYSGDAENAIDRVATLDDGSLLPIVDASVLLAGTDRSVRASTKRPRRQDAGAEPAA, encoded by the coding sequence ATGCCTGAGACCGACGGCACGGGCGACCGACGCTACCTCGTCTTCACGCTGGGCTCGGACGACTTCGCCCTCGATGCGGGCATCGTCCGCGAGCTTCTCCGGCCGCCCAGGCTGACGCGGGTGCCCGGCGCACCGGCCGCGCTGGCCGGGCTCACCAACCTTCGCGGTACGGCCCTACCGGTGCTCGACTTGCGCCGCGTCGTGCGTCCGGGATTCGAGCCCGCCACGGAACCGACCCGAGTCGTCGTGGCAGAGGCGGCCGAGGCGGTCGGGCTGTTGGTCGACCGCGTCGTCGCGTTCTCGGCAGGCGCGGAATCTTTCGAGGAAGAAGGCCCATCGAAAGTCCGGCGTCTCACCACCACGGCGGGATCGGGGCAGGTTCGCGTGCTCGATCTCCCGGCCTTGGTCGCGGAAGCGTTTCCCCGTGGGCGTGCCGGCGCGTCCGCGTCCGCAGGCGTCCGGCATGGACGGGATGAGGTTGCCGGCGCGGCGGATGCGGAGCGCGTCGCGCTGGTTTCCTTCACGGCCGCCGGGCGATCCTACGCCTTGCCGCTGGAGCGGGTCGCGGAGGTGCTCGCGCTGCCGCCGGACGTCGTGCCGGTGCCGCGGGCCGGGACCGCCGCCCTGGGCGTCGTCGCGCTGCGGGGCCGGGTGCTTCCGCTGCTGAACTTGCCTGCGCTGCTCGGCCTCGCCGCGCCATTGCCGGGGGCGGACGCGCGCATCGTCGTCGCGCGCCTCGGAGGAACGGAGACCGGCCTCGTCGTCGATGCCCTAGGTCCGATCCTGCGGCTCGCCCCTGATGCCGTCGATCCGGTGCCGTCGGCGTTGAGCCGGGGCGGCGCGACCGCCGTCGACGCGATCTGCCGGGTCGATGGAGCCGGGACGCTCGTCTCCGTGCTGTCCCCCGACCGCCTGTTGGAAGGGACGTCCGTGACCACCTCGACCGTACGCTCCCATAATCCCAAGACCTCGGATGTCATGGCGAGAGATGCGACCGAGCAGGTCGTGGTCTTTGACGTCGGGGGCGAAAGCTACGGCGTAGCGGTCGGCGCGGTGCGGGAGGTTCTCCGCGTCCCGGAGACCATGGCGCGCCTGCCCCGGTCGCCGGACCTGATCGTCGGAGCCATAGACGTGCGGGGTACCGTGCTGGCCGTGGTGGACCAGCGACGACGCTTCGGCCTGCCGCCCGGCCAGGCCGGCCCGCGCCGGCGCATCGTCGTGCTCGAAGCCGGTGGCAACGTCGCCGGCCTGCTCGTCGACGGTGTCTCGCGCATGCTGCGCCTTGACGCGGCCGCGATCCGGCCGACGCCCGACTATTCCGGGGACGCGGAGAACGCCATCGACCGGGTCGCAACCCTCGACGATGGCAGCCTTCTGCCTATCGTCGACGCCTCGGTACTCCTCGCCGGCACGGACCGCAGCGTGCGCGCTTCGACGAAGCGGCCGCGGCGGCAGGACGCCGGCGCGGAACCCGCGGCATGA
- the cheB gene encoding chemotaxis-specific protein-glutamate methyltransferase CheB: MIRLLVVDDSALMRKLLGGVFAQEPDFELAFARDGDQALAEHARFRPDVITLDVNMPGLDGLACLDRIMLDRPTPVVMVSSLTADGAEVTLDAMERGAVDFVAKPGGAVSLEIDRLGPLIVQKVRAAARARLRPTLRLAERIRARSASSARVAAGLPPRRASVPSPATPPTSSPAPGPVEGVVLVGTSTGGPPALDALLSRLPADFPWPVVVAQHMPGSFTGPLARRLDGLCALRVQEATRPMPLASGNVYVGRGDADVTLARRPSGLVVQPVPVHADYLWHPSVDRLVASALELVQPSRLIGVLMTGMGRDGAATMAELQAKGGRTIAESEETAVVWGMPGELVRAGGATVVSPLDDIADALLDMVP; encoded by the coding sequence ATGATCCGCCTCCTGGTCGTCGACGACTCGGCGCTGATGCGCAAGCTCCTCGGCGGCGTGTTCGCGCAGGAACCGGACTTCGAGTTGGCCTTCGCGCGAGATGGCGATCAGGCGCTGGCCGAGCATGCCCGGTTCCGCCCGGACGTGATCACCCTCGACGTCAATATGCCGGGCCTCGACGGCCTCGCATGCCTCGACCGCATCATGCTGGATCGTCCGACGCCGGTGGTGATGGTGTCGTCCCTGACCGCGGATGGCGCGGAGGTCACGCTCGACGCGATGGAGCGCGGCGCCGTCGACTTCGTCGCCAAGCCCGGCGGCGCCGTCTCCCTGGAGATCGACCGCCTCGGTCCGCTGATTGTGCAGAAGGTCCGGGCGGCCGCCCGCGCCCGCCTGCGTCCGACCCTGCGCCTGGCAGAGCGCATCCGTGCCAGGAGCGCCTCCTCGGCCCGCGTCGCGGCGGGATTGCCACCGCGACGAGCGTCCGTGCCTTCGCCTGCGACACCGCCCACGTCGTCGCCCGCGCCCGGGCCGGTCGAGGGTGTCGTGCTGGTCGGGACATCCACGGGCGGACCGCCCGCGCTCGATGCCTTGCTGTCGCGATTGCCGGCGGATTTTCCGTGGCCGGTCGTAGTTGCACAGCACATGCCCGGCAGCTTCACCGGGCCCCTGGCGCGCCGGCTCGACGGTCTGTGCGCCCTACGGGTGCAGGAAGCCACGCGGCCGATGCCGCTGGCTTCGGGCAACGTCTACGTGGGGAGGGGGGACGCGGATGTGACGCTCGCGCGCCGCCCCTCCGGACTGGTCGTGCAACCGGTGCCGGTTCATGCCGATTACCTTTGGCACCCGAGCGTCGACCGCCTCGTCGCGAGCGCCCTCGAACTGGTCCAACCCTCACGCCTGATCGGCGTGCTGATGACCGGCATGGGCCGCGACGGCGCCGCGACGATGGCAGAGTTGCAAGCGAAGGGCGGCCGCACCATCGCAGAGAGCGAGGAGACGGCGGTGGTGTGGGGCATGCCGGGAGAGCTGGTCCGGGCGGGAGGCGCCACCGTAGTCTCGCCGCTCGACGACATCGCCGACGCGCTGCTGGACATGGTGCCCTGA
- a CDS encoding HEAT repeat domain-containing protein, with product MPLVRRDPPRPPESTGVSAAIPAPRDRTSRTGAADDLGNALEAETDPRAREAVLAALLAIADPSAAAALARHLRSEDASLRNACIEALQAMPAAASSVLPSLLADADADVRLLATEIVRTQPTEAANGMLARLLERETHPNVCGAAVEVLAEIGTSDAVPSLRAARSRFSSEAFLPQAIDTVLARLGSGR from the coding sequence ATGCCGCTCGTACGCCGCGATCCGCCCCGTCCGCCCGAAAGCACGGGCGTGTCTGCAGCCATTCCCGCCCCACGCGACCGCACCAGCCGCACCGGGGCGGCGGACGATCTGGGGAATGCCCTTGAAGCGGAGACGGACCCGCGCGCTCGTGAAGCTGTTCTCGCGGCGCTTCTGGCCATAGCCGATCCATCCGCCGCCGCCGCGCTCGCCCGGCACTTGCGCTCGGAAGACGCGTCGCTGCGCAACGCCTGCATCGAGGCGCTCCAGGCGATGCCCGCCGCGGCTTCCTCGGTGCTGCCCAGCCTGCTCGCCGACGCGGACGCCGACGTCCGGCTGCTCGCCACCGAGATCGTGCGGACTCAGCCGACCGAGGCCGCAAATGGCATGCTCGCGCGCCTGCTCGAGCGCGAGACCCACCCGAACGTCTGCGGTGCAGCTGTGGAGGTGCTGGCGGAGATCGGGACGTCCGATGCGGTGCCGTCGTTGCGTGCCGCCCGGAGCCGGTTCTCATCGGAGGCCTTCCTGCCCCAGGCCATCGACACCGTGCTCGCGCGCCTCGGATCGGGGCGTTGA
- a CDS encoding protein-glutamate O-methyltransferase CheR, whose protein sequence is MSEPTSPVTDADFARFCEFLYRRTGILFTPAKRYFVDRRLAERMQATASRSFAVYLARLRADTDGEVEKLINAFTINETYFYREDHQLRCLTSALLPERVTGKPSGATVRIWSMPCSTGEEPYSVAIWLLENWPEVDRYDIEIVGSDIDTRALAAAEEGRYGERALMRLSPDLVARYFVREETRLGPAWRILADLRGSVRFTPCNLTEAAAMATQGRFDVIFCRNVLIYFDDASRRVAADNIFDALVPGGFVCLGHTESMSRISPLFRVCRYDDAIVYRRPREGEHV, encoded by the coding sequence GTGTCCGAACCCACATCGCCGGTTACCGATGCCGACTTCGCGCGCTTCTGCGAGTTCCTGTACCGGCGCACCGGCATCCTGTTCACGCCGGCCAAGCGCTATTTCGTCGACCGGCGCCTCGCCGAACGCATGCAGGCCACCGCGTCTCGCTCCTTCGCGGTCTACCTCGCCCGCTTGCGCGCCGACACGGACGGCGAGGTCGAGAAGCTCATCAACGCCTTCACCATCAACGAGACCTATTTTTACCGTGAGGACCACCAGCTCCGCTGCCTGACCTCCGCGCTTCTGCCGGAGCGCGTCACCGGCAAGCCGTCAGGGGCAACCGTGCGGATCTGGTCGATGCCCTGCTCGACCGGCGAAGAGCCTTATTCGGTGGCGATCTGGCTCCTGGAGAATTGGCCGGAGGTCGACCGCTACGATATCGAGATCGTCGGCTCGGACATCGACACCCGCGCGCTCGCCGCCGCGGAGGAAGGCCGGTATGGTGAGCGCGCGCTGATGCGGCTGAGCCCGGATCTCGTCGCCCGCTATTTCGTGCGCGAGGAGACGCGTCTCGGCCCGGCCTGGCGCATCCTTGCGGACCTGCGCGGCTCAGTGCGTTTCACCCCCTGCAACCTCACGGAGGCGGCAGCGATGGCTACGCAGGGTCGGTTCGACGTCATATTCTGCCGCAACGTCCTGATCTACTTCGACGACGCCTCTCGACGCGTCGCGGCGGACAACATCTTCGATGCCCTCGTCCCAGGCGGATTCGTCTGCCTCGGCCACACCGAGAGCATGAGCCGGATCTCCCCTTTGTTCAGGGTCTGCCGCTACGATGACGCCATCGTCTATAGGCGGCCGCGCGAGGGCGAGCATGTCTGA
- a CDS encoding response regulator, translating to MSETATAPVEPPRVLVVDDASLVRMYYRGVLEKAGFVVDEALNGIEGLERVLGTTYDLLVVDVNMPKMDGFSFLRALRGREVPIRSIPALMTSTEAGDGDREAARAAGANFYLVKPLSEDALAAHALALAGRRP from the coding sequence ATGTCTGAGACCGCGACCGCACCCGTCGAGCCCCCCCGCGTGCTCGTCGTCGACGACGCGAGCCTGGTGCGGATGTACTATCGGGGTGTCCTGGAGAAGGCGGGCTTCGTCGTCGACGAGGCGCTCAACGGCATAGAGGGGCTGGAACGGGTACTGGGCACGACCTACGACCTTCTCGTCGTGGACGTGAACATGCCGAAGATGGACGGCTTCAGCTTCCTCCGCGCCCTGCGGGGTCGCGAGGTCCCGATCCGGTCCATCCCCGCCCTTATGACAAGCACCGAGGCCGGCGACGGCGACCGGGAGGCGGCGCGAGCCGCGGGCGCGAACTTCTATCTGGTCAAGCCGCTCTCCGAGGACGCGCTTGCCGCGCATGCCCTGGCGCTCGCGGGACGGCGCCCGTGA